In a single window of the Myxococcota bacterium genome:
- a CDS encoding alpha/beta hydrolase, whose product EARPQRVSRFANLDGLPSTWRHPDVAEHDRTKLLDSEISGWLDWRRSTAGLARKAGSPEELAARRGRMNPRLSPEWLRYLVSIGARRDADGWRWKLDPSMRFGGFGPWRPHWALERLRDFPVPLLGILGLIEEEMGWGTKPDELEPFLPPGAVLVPFEDSGHFVHIEHPRRVADLVLDFLS is encoded by the coding sequence GAGGCGCGGCCGCAGCGCGTGTCGCGCTTCGCGAACCTGGATGGCCTGCCCTCGACCTGGCGTCACCCCGACGTGGCGGAGCACGATCGCACGAAGCTGCTCGACAGCGAGATCTCGGGCTGGCTCGACTGGCGCCGTTCGACCGCCGGGCTGGCGCGCAAGGCGGGCAGCCCGGAAGAGCTGGCAGCGCGCCGCGGCCGCATGAACCCGCGCCTCAGCCCCGAATGGCTGCGCTATCTCGTGTCGATCGGGGCGCGCCGCGACGCCGACGGCTGGCGCTGGAAGCTCGACCCGTCGATGCGCTTCGGCGGGTTCGGGCCCTGGCGCCCGCACTGGGCGCTCGAGCGCCTGCGCGACTTTCCGGTGCCGCTGCTCGGGATCCTCGGCCTGATCGAGGAAGAGATGGGCTGGGGCACGAAGCCCGACGAGCTCGAGCCGTTCCTGCCGCCCGGCGCCGTGCTCGTGCCGTTCGAAGATTCGGGTCACTTCGTGCACATCGAGCACCCGCGGCGCGTGGCCGACCTGGTCCTGGATTTTCTGTCGTGA